The proteins below are encoded in one region of Aspergillus nidulans FGSC A4 chromosome III:
- the aspE gene encoding septin (transcript_id=CADANIAT00005613) — MAATATRPRTPGRGQAPIDPPPVPSENGHSQTKDSSRRTSSSLGFLRRSKSTEPIGSKPRGKKMSKAQMEEELRRQREARPKQPPRLPDFSPPPVIETFGGDETRNGVADVTSPLSPSQSRPSRSAMSTPVPPDYSDPYARTESMTHRGRYSYASSYVSTVNNPRRLRRRKDPTPYNILVIGARNSGKTSFLNFLRKSLALPPHKHPSRAPDEVEYDSHNPASEGYTSHYLETEIDGERVGLTLWDSQGLEKNVVDIQLRGVTGFLESKFEETLNEEMKVVRSPGARDTHIHCTFLILDPSRLDENIAAAERAAQGTPRASDSKVLGVLDENFDLQVLRTVIGKTTVVPVISKADTITTAHMAYLRKAVWDSLKKANIDPLEILTLEDQEEYTSSEGEDEEDGETSEAEDAAGETEGGHTKEETEPKAPESPTQRSEGSQQDVGSQAVPLLPFSILSPDKYSLQGDGPIGRKFPWGFADPYNPEHCDFLKLKDSVFSEWRSELREASRVIWYERWRTSRLNRHDAIASPKPRSFGGRTGPDFARRPSGLKHAQNGCHCHIPVSLARPVSFGVPRCQSNWKLSELTVG; from the exons ATGGCGGCTACTGCAACAAGACCCCGGACCCCCGGCCGGGGCCAAGCTCCCATCGACCCTCCTCCTGTCCCTTCGGAAAATGGTCACTCCCAGACCAAGGATTCTTCGCGCAGAACTTCGTCGTCCCTAGGCTTCCTGCGCCGTTCCAAGTCGACTGAACCAATCGGGAGCAAGCCCCGTGGCAAAAAGATGTCCAAGGCCCAGATGGAAGAGGAGCTTCGGCGTCAGCGTGAGGCGCGGCCGAAACAACCTCCGCGTCTGCCTGACTtctcgcctcctccagtcATCGAAACCTTTGGGGGTGATGAAACCCGCAATGGTGTTGCTGACGTTACAAGCCCTCTTTCACCCAGTCAATCTCGACCGTCCCGTAGCGCGATGAGTACTCCGGTGCCGCCTGATTACAGCGACCCCTACGCTCGAACCGAGAGCATGACCCATCGCGGCCGTTACAGCTATGCAAGCAGCTATGTCAGCACCGTTAACAATCCGCGCAGACTGCGCCGCCGCAAGGACCCTACTCCGTACAA tatcctcgtcatcggTGCGCGAAACTCAGGCAAGACTTccttccttaactttctcCGCAAGTCGCTGGCTCTGCCCCCGCATAAACATCCCTCGCGTGCGCCCGACGAAGTGGAATATGATAGTCACAACCCCGCCAGCGAAGGGTACACTTCTCACTACCTTGAAACCGAGATCGATGGGGAGCGTGTTGGTCTGACCCTCTGGGACTCCCAGGGACTTGAGAAGAACGTCGTCGACATCCAGCTGCGTGGTGTTACTGGGTTCCTGGAGAGTAAATTTGAAGAAACGTTGAATGAGGAAATGAAAGTCGTCCGTTCTCCTGGAGCCCGCGACACTCACATCCACTGTACTTTCTTGATTCTCGATCCGTCGCGACTGGATGAAAATATTGCGGCTGCGGAGCGCGCCGCTCAAGGAACGCCTCGGGCGTCTGATTCTAAAGTTTTGGGAGTCCTCGACGAAAATTTCGATCTCCAGGTTCTTCGTACCGTTATCGGCAAGACCACGGTCGTTCCTGTGATTAGCAAGGCCGATACTATCACCACGGCGCACATGGCATACCTTAGGAAAGCAGTGTGggacagcttgaagaaggcgaacATCGACCCTCTTGAAATCCTTACTCTTGAAGACCAGGAGGAGTACACGTCTTCagagggcgaagacgaagaggacggcgagacttcagaagctgaagatgccGCCGGCGAAACCGAAGGCGGCCACACTAAAGAGGAGACCGAGCCAAAAGCGCCAGAATCCCCTACACAGCGCAGTGAAGGCTCTCAGCAGGACGTCGGTTCCCAGGCTGttcctctacttcctttCTCGATTCTGTCCCCCGACAAATACTCGCTCCAGGGCGATGGTCCCATTGGTCGCAAATTCCCTTGGGGTTTTGCTGACCCGTACAATCCAGAGCACTGCGACTTCCTGAAACTCAAAGACTCCGTGTTCAGCGAATGGCGTTCTGAACTGCGTGAGGCTAGCCGTGTTATCTGGTATGAACGCTGGAGAACCAGCCGCCTGAACCGTCACGATGCTATTGCTTCGCCAAAGCCAAGATCATTCGGCGGCAGAACCGGCCCTGACTTTGCACGTCGGCCAAG CGGCCTCAAGCATGCTCAAAATG GATGTCACTGCCATATTCCGGTGTCTTTGGCCCGACCCGTCTCATTTGGTGTACCCCGGTGTCAATCAAATTGGAAGCTCTCAGAGCTGACCGTTGGTTAA
- a CDS encoding 40S ribosomal uS4 domain-containing protein (transcript_id=CADANIAT00005618) — protein MAPVPRVYSKTYKVPRRPFESARLDSELKIVGEYGLRNKREVWRVQFTLSKIRRAARELLTLDEKDPKRLFEGNALIRRLVRIGVLDESRMKLDYVLALRVEDFLERRLQTCVYKLGLAKSIHHARVLIKQRHIRVGKQIVNVPSYMVRLDSQKHIDFALTSPFGGGRPGRVQRKKAAAAAGGGDDEGEEDEE, from the exons ATGGCCCCCGTCCC GCGCGTCTACTCCAAGACCTACAAGGTCCCTCGTCGTC CTTTCGAGTCGGCTCGTCT TGACTCGGAACTGAAGATTGTCGGCGAGTACGGCCTGCGCAACAAGCGTGAGGTGTGGCGTGTCCAGTTTACCCTGTCCAAGATTCGTCGTGCTGCTCG TGAGCTCCTCACCCTCGATGAGAAGGACCCCAAGCGTCTGTTCGAAGGTAACGCTTTGATCCGTCGTCTGGTCCGCATTGGTGTGCTCGATGAGTCCCGCATGAAGCTCGATTACGTCCTGGCCCTCCGTGTCGAGGACTTCCTTGAGCGCCGTCTTCAGACCTGCGTCTACAAGCTTGGCCTTGCCAAGTCCATCCACCACGCCCGTGTCCTGATCAAGCAGCGTCACATCCGTGTCGGCAAGCAGATTGTCAACGTTCCCTCCTACATGGTCCGTCTCGACTCTCAGAAGCACATCGACTTCGCTCTTACCTCTCCCTTCGGTGGTGGTCGCCCTGGTCGTGTCcagcgcaagaaggctgctgctgctgccggtgGCGGTGatgacgagggcgaggaggacgaggagtaA
- a CDS encoding 60S ribosomal protein eL21 (transcript_id=CADANIAT00005619) produces the protein MGHSHGLRSGTRYAFSRNFREKGQIRLSTYLKTYRVGDIVDIKVNGAVQKGMPYKVYNGKTGVVYNVTKSSVGVLLYKVVGNRYLEKRINVRIEHVKHSRSREDFIKRVKENAEKKKQAKEQGIHLHLKRQPAQPREAHTVEGSTPETITPLPYDTHI, from the exons ATGGGTCACTCCCACGGTCTCCGTTCCGGCACCCGG TATGCCTTCTCCCGCAACTTCCGTGAGAAGGGTCAGATCCGCCTCTCGACCTACCTGAAGACCTACCG GGTTGGTGACATTGTGGACATCAAGGTCAACGGTGCCGTTCAGAAGGG TATGCCCTACAAGGTCTACAACGGTAAGACCGGTGTCGTTTACAACGTCACCAAGTCCTCCGTCGGTGTCCTCCTCTACAAGGTCGTCGGCAACCGCTACCTCGAGAAGCGTATCAACGTCCGCATCGAGCACGTCAAGCACTCTCGCTCCCGTGAGGATTTCATCAAGCGTGTCAAGGAGAacgccgagaagaagaagcaggccaAGGAGCAGGGCATCCACCTTCACCTCAAGCGCCAGCCCGCCCAGCCTCGTGAGGCTCACACCGTCGAGGGCTCCACTCCCGAAACCATCACTCCTCTGCCTTACGACACCCACATCTAA
- a CDS encoding uncharacterized protein (transcript_id=CADANIAT00005615) → MTDQFAYTYPSPLVGYENLEPLPEERNDDGKSLKNPQHGILSKAYEEFPDPLSKGRRGGFDIHIYHFQNNPDQVAYARALWERIRREFPELRIYTFWDKPVGPHPVAMFEVNLFTPAQFGAFIPWLVIYRGPLSVLVHPNTEAHEDERNHTQRAMWLGDRIPLDLRVFKIMKEKERVEREKNENKEKL, encoded by the exons ATGACAGACCAGTTCGCATACACATATCCCTCTCCTCTGGTGGGCTACGAGAACCTTGAGCCACTTCCCGA GGAAAGGAACGACGACGGAAAGTCCTTGAAGAACCCGCAGCATGGGATTCTTAGTAAAGCCTACGAGGAGTTTCCTGATCCTCTGAGCAAGGGTCGACGGGGAGGATTCGATATCCATATCTATCATTTTCAG AATAACCCAGACCAAGTGGCCTATGCGAGGGCGCTGTGGGAACGAATTCGACGGGAGT TCCCCGAACTCCGCATCTACACCTTCTGGGATAAACCTGTCGGTCCACATCCAGTCGCCATGTTCGAGGTGAACCTCTTCACGCCCGCCCAGTTCGGCGCCTTCATACCCTGGCTTGTTATATACCGAGGCCCGCTGAGTGTACTGGTCCATCCGAACACCGAGGCCCATGAAGACGAAAGGAATCACACGCAGAGGGCGATGTGGTTGGGGGATCGAATTCCGCTGGACTTAAGGGTATTTAAGAttatgaaggagaaggagagggtagagagggagaagaatgagaacaaagagaagttATGA
- a CDS encoding uncharacterized protein (transcript_id=CADANIAT00005617) yields the protein MAEPNAAQIRQQIKQLEQEHGELKTQLAIVRISEPIFSPDTDRSPSKRNSDVSTVDSPSPASLEADLSHYKELFSKLRFSYVEQVTKEKFLRAIVGDPPLVVGHNENVELEAQLAEVKAELKARKEEVRLMVEEMEKMARDLATRYNNVQLQMTQLATLPESIENLESTIAALRAKQIANSETSSSQNLPLPATLSLLAKREAELAALNRQIAAAQNTLPRKTREAETMERELGILERRKSEAIMQAREAQRKKQEGESDGLEEAGRWYRSAEEALKKLLGVQG from the exons ATGGCTGAACCGAATGCCGCACAGATACGTCAGCAGATTAAGCAGCTAGAGCAAGAACATGGCGAGCTAAAGACACAATTGGCCATTGTCAGAATCAGCGAGCCGATCTTCTCCCCAGACACAGACAGGTCCCCTTCGAAACGCAACTCAGATGTCTCCACGGTAGACAGTCCGTCACCGGCATCCCTCGAGGCGGACTTGTCGCACTACAAG GAGTTATTTTCCAAGCTGCGCTTCTCGTACGTCGAACAAGTGACAAAAGAGAAATTTCTGCGCGCGATTGTGGGTGATCCGCCCCTGGTTGTTGGTCATAACGAGAATGTGGAATTGGAAGCGCAGTTGGCAGAGGTAAAAGCGGAGCTGAAGGCGCGTAAAGAGGAGGTCAGACTGAtggtggaggagatggagaagatggctAGGGATCTAGCAACTC GGTACAACAATGTCCAGCTGCAGATGACTCAACTCGCTACACTCCCTGAATCTATCGAAAACCTTGAATCAACCATCGCCGCGCTACGGGCGAAACAAATCGCCAATTCAGAAACCTCGTCATCGCAAAACCTCCCGCTCCCTGCGACATTGTCTCTCCTCGCGAAACGCGAAGCTGAACTCGCTGCGCTCAACCGACAAATCGCTGCTGCGCAAAATACTCTACCACGGAAGACCCGGGAGGCTGAAACTATGGAGCGAGAGTTAGGTATACTGGAGCGGCGCAAGTCAGAAGCAATAATGCAAGCCCGAGAGGCGCAGAGAAAAAAGCAGGAGGGCGAAAGCGACGGCCTCGAGGAAGCAGGGAGGTGGTATAGGAGTGCGGAAGAAGCACTCAAGAAACTGTTGGGAGTACAAGGTTAG
- a CDS encoding uncharacterized protein (transcript_id=CADANIAT00005616), protein MPLKLGKAIGDPDDDDYVAQVLAKEARDSSMKYSTLGMEAYMPARPTSSARKPNTRFLRHIIKETDNHNAALKRKEEREARERMRRLRDQSSSSAQASSGDHRHGRSHRSDDRDSRRNRTDREERHRSHRSSRKSRSDSLDRDRTRTSRHERDRNDDRHRRSRRSYRHHSYSRSRSRSPRGKNSDSHDRRLRRRTRSSSRSRSPEAKKNLKDINSSRDQRSAAGIQDRRSDDESDPLEELVGPLPKEEAPVRSRGRGAYKPNNSNIDAHFAPDYDPSLDIQPEEDEVQTSRSSRRPVAGLMTGDDDWELALEALRDRARWKQKGEDRLREAGFNSDIVERWKSGTPVATRSDEGLVENVKWSTKSEGREWDRGKFVDDDGQINVKASW, encoded by the exons ATGCCTCTAAAACTAGGGAAGGCAATAGGCGATCCAGATGACGATGACTACGTCGCGCAGGTACTCGCAAAGGAGGCTCGGGATAGCTCCATGAAGTACTCTACTCTCGGGATGGAAGCTTACATGCCGGCAAG ACCTACAAGTTCCGCTCGCAAGCCTAACACGCGGTTTCTTCGCCATATCATCAAAGAAACGGACAACCACAATGCGGCTCttaagagaaaagaagagagagaggccCGGGAACGAATGCGACGGTTACGAGACCAGAGCTCGTCTTCGGCGCAAGCGAGCAGCGGGGATCATCGTCATGGTCGTTCACACAGATCCGACGATCGAGATTCACGACGAAACAGGACGGATCGGGAAGAGAGACATCGTTCTCATCGAAGTTCACGGAAGAGCCGTTCCGATTCTTTGGATAGAGACCGGACACGTACGTCCCGCCATGAGCGGGACCGGAATGATGACCGGCACAGGCGTTCTCGGAGGAGTTACCGGCACCATTCATATTCAAGATCGCGAAGTCGCTCCCCGCGTGGGAAGAACTCCGATTCTCACGACCGTCGTCTACGCCGCCGAACTCGCTCTAGCTCGCGCTCACGGTCGCCAGAGGCTAAAAAGAATCTCAAGGATATAAATTCGTCACGCGATCAAAGATCCGCGGCAGGGATTCAGGATAGGAGATCTGACGATGAATCAGATCCATTAGAAGAGCTTGTTGGTCCACTGCCCAAGGAAGAGGCGCCAGTTCGATCTCGCGGACGGGGCGCATACAAACCAAATAACAGCAACATCGACGCTCATTTTGCCCCTGATTACGATCCGTCTCTTGATATACAgcctgaagaagatgaggtacAAACAAGCCGGTCTAGTCGCCGACCTGTGGCAGGACTTATGACTGGGGATGATGATTGGGAACTTGCCCTGGAAGCTCTACGTGACCGGGCGCGCTGGAAACAGAAGGGCGAGGACCGATTGCGGGAGGCGGGGTTTAATAGTGATATTGTCGAACGCTGGAAGAGCGGGACTCCTGTCGCTACAAGGAGCGATGAGGGCTTGGTGGAGAACGTCAAGTGGTCTACGAAAAGCGAAGGGAGGGAATGGGATCGAGGGAAGTTTGTAGATGATGACGGGCAAATCAACGTCAAGGCTTCATGGTAG
- a CDS encoding uncharacterized protein (transcript_id=CADANIAT00005614), with the protein MSMYLPRSVEAALAATAIPDYVLDYGKLLPTLGSSATEQLTRLAPLVWLHSEDRYRPSGIAEHLDHALPKVNYESIEGVSLPLTLDNLDQLNALGNESVYLTSREGIDANPQPEWFYGADFNENGQASDVSSIIVVNDRGDGEVDAFYFYFYSYNLGNTVLGMEFGNHVGDWEHNMIRFQDGAPQAIWYSQHSGGQAFTYDATEKQGKRPVAYSGNGTHAVYSTPGGHDHTIPGLNLPAGFLVDQTNQGVLWDPALGAYAYAYVPATQTFEPYDSSFPVNWLDFNGRWGDDALQGGPELFGQAKYVGGPNGPKFKNIQREKLFERQKLLRLESESGVANTIELNKRQNHESGQQFYLVSGAKGTRPRPQFNRTDAAWVVGASQSNTTFRVSLDGVDS; encoded by the exons ATGTCCATGTACCTTCCTCGTTCTGTAGAAGCCGCTCTGGCTGCGACGGCTATACCGGACTACGTGCTGGATTATGGTAAATTGCTCCCTACACTTGGGTCTAGCGCTACAGAACAACTGACGAGACTAGCGCCCCTAGTATGGCTTCACAGTGAAGACCGATACAGACCTTCCGGCATCGCCGAGCACCTGGATCATGCCTTGCCGAAGGTGAACTATGAATCAATCGAGGGCGTCTCGTTGCCGCTTACGCTAGATAACCTGGATCAGCTCAATGCGCTGGGTAATGAGAGCGTGTATCTGACATCGCGAGAAGGCATTGACGCGAACCCGCAGCCTGAGTGGTTTTACGGCGCAGATTTCAATGAGAACGGTCAAGCCAGCGATGTTTCGTCAATTATCGTCGTAAATGATCGTGGCGATGGAGAGGTCGATGCGTTTTACTTCTATTTTTACTC CTATAATCTAGGAAACACGGTCTTGGGAATGGAGTTTGGCAACCACGTTGGAGACTG GGAGCATAACATGATCCGATTCCAGGACGGGGCGCCGCAGGCCATCTGGTACAGCCAGCACTCTGGAGGACAGGCATTCACATATGATGCGACAGAGAAGCAGGGAAAGCGGCCCGTAGCATACTCTGGGAACGGGACCCATGCCGTATACTCAACTCCAGG TGGCCATGATCACACAATCCCTGGCCTTAACCTTCCAGCTGGCTTTCTCGTTGATCAGACGAACCAGGGCGTTTTGTGGGACCCCGCCTTGGGCGCCTATGCGTATGCTTATGTGCCAGCCACGCAGACCTTCGAGCCCTATGACTCCAGCTTTCCAGTGAACTGGCTGGACTTCAACGGGAGATGGGGCGATGATGCGCTCCAGGGAGGCCCTGAATTGTTCGGACAAGCCAAGTACGTAGGAGGGCCCAATGGCCCGAAGTTTAAGAACATTCAGCGGGAGAAG TTATTCGAGAGGCAAAAGTTACTCCGACTCGAGTCAGAGTCAGGGGTCGCCAATACCATTGAACTGAACAAACGACAGAACCATGAATCAGGGCAACAGTTTTACTTGGTTAGCGGAGCAAAGGGAACTCGCCCGAGACCCCAGTTCAATCGAACGGATGCTGCCTGGGTGGTTGGAGCCAGCCAATCAAACACGACATTTCGTGTTTCGTTGGATGGTGTGGATAGCTGA